The Ziziphus jujuba cultivar Dongzao chromosome 3, ASM3175591v1 region ATTGGTTGCATTAACAGGAAAAAGTGGGGTTGTATTTGCTATGAAATTGTACTTTGCTGGTATATTCAACGCTCTTGTTGCATTGTCATTGTATGCAAAGGGCTTTGAAGAggtaatattttgttatttgtttttttttttattgctgaTTTTAGCTTTTTCTTAGCACAATTTTTTCTTACTTTCCATAGTATTTTACTTTATTGAGaagaaaatttgctattttaggCTGGTGTCCTTGGCAAGATAAAGGCATTTATAAGCTTCAATGGACCAGACTTCTATGGCCTTTCCAgaaacacttcaaaaataaaattgaaaacgaCTCCATGGAAGGTTCTAGAgactttcttttattcttttgggGACATTATTCTAATGTTTGCTGGTAAAACACTCGAGTAGCAACTTTCCACCGGCTGATTAAAGTTTTGTCAGCATTTTAACATAACGTTTAATTTAAACAtctttttaattacaatttatgttttttaggtttttatccAATATGGTAATTTAaacttttgttattttgttataaGTCACATATCTACATACATGGTGTACTGAATAATATCTCATTCATTAAAAAGACTTTGTAAGATGCTTTATTTAGAATTAGCACCTATCACTAATAAAAtgctttaaatttgttttctttaactCTTGCTCTTTCTTTATTCGGGACTCATATAAACAAGTTTGATCCTCTTAAAAgtatttttggtcaagccaatGTATCACACATAATtgattctctttttcttttcttttcttttctaagttaaattttttgtttttataccctatatttttaataaaaaaaaattgaaacatataTGTCAAATAAAGGTAAAGATACCTTCGAACAAGAGTTTTATTGAAACCATGTTATGTAATATGTACTGCATAACCATATACTACCACTAAGGATCTACCTCcgtaaaaacaaatatatattgcataggcatatattatcatttatcagtacatatatgtttctttaaaaacaaaatagatagATGGCAAAGCAATAATTAAGGTTTAACATAAAAGGTAGGgattaagaatatttttttaaaatttttatattttttagaataATCCAACTGACAATGaccattaacaataatttaaaaaaattgaatctctaatcttattgttattattattttttttgagtgGTCTTTAATCTTGCTGACTAATGCTATTATACTACCTTTATAAAtatagccccaaaaaaaaaaaaatttgaggtgAAATAATGCAAATAGCTACTTTTTCTTGCCTCACAATGCTTAGGGAAGgtattaataaaatgaaaatagccCAATTgatttccaaaatatatatatatatatatatatatattctatgaaAAATTCATAACCTATgcattaataaaagaaaaaggacatGCATTTGGAcatgaatattatttaaatcatattatatattagcAGTTAATAACTAAGCACCATATTAGGGTCAATGGTTGAACttgaaacataaaaaataaaaaaaataaaaaaaaataaataaactagttTTCTTCAAATTCTCTTCAATCTTTAAAGTCTaagaaaaatccataaaaaatggttaataaattaacaaattagaatataccaatttttcaatttatttatcttttatttcttcAGTGCCTCTCGGTCTGTACTGCACCACGTTTAGAATTTTTCTTCGTCAGCCAATACTTTCGATCAGATTTGGAAAACGTGTACAATTTTAACACATCAGCCGATAATTTCAAAGGTTGAGAACAAAACCAAGAGAGAAAAACGTCAAAACCCAAAAGGAGAAGGGGTGGGCAATGGGCTCCAAGGTCTCGGAAGTAAG contains the following coding sequences:
- the LOC107433479 gene encoding dihydroorotase, mitochondrial: MELTITRPDDWHIHLRDGDLLEAVVPHRFHDLKLLWKGNSHAKSETSHHNHKLPSISDFTPLMTLHLTDTTTANEIKLARKSGVVFAMKLYFAGIFNALVALSLYAKGFEEAGVLGKIKAFISFNGPDFYGLSRNTSKIKLKTTPWKVLETFFYSFGDIILMFAGKTLE